The genomic interval GTAATGGAATAGTGATGGCATCACAAGCTAGTAAGATATTATCCATAGGCAAAATTCCAGCTCCACCACCCATAATTAAAACGGTTCTAACATCGCTGGCAAATCCAAACTTGTTTAATATTTTTTCTTTATCTAGTGGATAAGAGAATTTTTCATCCACGGGAATTCCCATCACTTTTGCATAAGTACTCTCCACATTAGATTTTATCAAATACTCTCGCATATCTTCATTTGCAACAATATAATGTTTGATCTCAGGGTATATCCATAGCCGATGCACCACAAAGTCCGTTATCACGACCACTACTGGTATGTTAATTCTATTATGTTTCATTAAATAAGCTACTAATCCAGCCGGGGTTGCATGAGTGCATACAATCACCGCTGGATTATAGTCTAAGATATACCTTTCCATATTCTTGGCTAAATAACGGCTAACCAGCTGACGACCAAGCAATGCAAAATGGCTCTCATTCCCCCAACCATACATCATTCCATAAAGTTTGGGAAATATTTTTAAGATCTTAAGATAGATACTTAAAATGCCTTGTCCAATATAAGGATTAAAAAAATCAAAAACATTTGCCATTTTTGTTTCAATCTGATCTTGTTTATGCATTGCAGAAGCGATTGACTCTGCAGCTTTTATATGACCTGCCCCTACTGGGGCACTAATAAACAATACTCTATTTGAAATCGCCAACTTTCGTTAGCCTCCTTCATAATTGAATAAACTCCATTTCTAATCGTTTATAAAAGGCTACGTCTGAACTATCATCTAGTTTTTGTAGCAATTGACTAGGAGTTAAACCTTGATGTATAGGCATATCATTGGTTACTTCTTTCATAGGTATCAGAACAAAACACCTTTCATGCAAACGAGGATGAGGTAGTTGTAATACCTCATCCTGAATAACAAGATTATGATAGATAA from Pelosinus sp. IPA-1 carries:
- a CDS encoding glycosyltransferase, encoding MAISNRVLFISAPVGAGHIKAAESIASAMHKQDQIETKMANVFDFFNPYIGQGILSIYLKILKIFPKLYGMMYGWGNESHFALLGRQLVSRYLAKNMERYILDYNPAVIVCTHATPAGLVAYLMKHNRINIPVVVVITDFVVHRLWIYPEIKHYIVANEDMREYLIKSNVESTYAKVMGIPVDEKFSYPLDKEKILNKFGFASDVRTVLIMGGGAGILPMDNILLACDAITIPLQIIVVTGNNKTMYKKICSLESKLRNKVIILGYVNYVNELMAISDLIISKPGGMTCAETLCSGLPMLIYQPIPGQEEANTNYLIAHNVALRADSMQDIGVIMRRIFIDHPEELNELRQNALKIRKPQAGAVIGNYIFSQIKD